Proteins encoded by one window of Polaribacter haliotis:
- a CDS encoding peptidylprolyl isomerase, which yields MKNSVLSIIFLLLTLTTLGQDKSKTLLTIDGEKITIEDFKRVYEKNLDAIDNEESKDVTKNLELFINYKLKVKEAYQIKLDTLPSYKREIETYRNQLSAPYLQDTTFIEDLVKELYVRTKNEVKAKHILVRIPKDATPKDTLIAYQKITDIRNRIINGEDFEEVAFVASEDNSAKDDPKSGRKGNKGNLGYFSAFDMVSEFEDSAYKTKVGEVSEPFRTQFGYHILKVDAKRPSLGEIQVAHILVSDTTAIGKKKIDELYAKLQNNGNFEELVKQYSDDGNTKQSGGKLRKFRKGKMLKPIEDAGFSLKNVGEYAVPVKTRFGWHIIKLVGKYPVKPFNELKNELTNKIKRSSRMQLSEIAVINKLKATYSIKENEEAKKILDRKNIRAIPKDSLQNVILKINDKELTQESFINFIRNRRHKPVYLLFDMFKNDEILSYYKENLVNTEPEYAYTLKEYEDGLLLFELMQQKIWNASSKDTLGLKNYFEANRNKYPSKELKNNKGEVMNDYQNFLEKNWIADLRKKSKINIKKRELKKLIKFYEKK from the coding sequence ATGAAAAACAGTGTTTTATCAATTATTTTTTTATTGTTAACCTTAACAACTTTAGGACAAGATAAGTCAAAAACTTTATTAACTATAGATGGAGAAAAAATAACAATCGAAGACTTTAAACGTGTTTACGAAAAGAATTTAGATGCCATAGATAATGAAGAATCTAAAGATGTTACTAAAAATCTAGAGCTTTTTATCAATTATAAATTAAAAGTAAAAGAAGCTTATCAAATAAAATTAGATACGTTACCATCTTATAAAAGAGAAATAGAAACGTATAGAAACCAGCTTTCTGCACCTTATTTACAAGACACTACTTTTATCGAAGATTTGGTAAAAGAATTATATGTAAGAACTAAAAATGAGGTTAAAGCGAAGCATATTTTGGTAAGAATCCCAAAAGATGCGACTCCAAAAGATACTCTAATAGCTTATCAAAAAATAACAGATATTAGAAATAGAATTATTAATGGCGAAGATTTTGAAGAAGTTGCTTTTGTAGCATCTGAAGACAACTCAGCCAAAGACGACCCTAAATCTGGTAGAAAAGGAAACAAAGGAAATTTGGGGTATTTTTCTGCTTTTGATATGGTTTCAGAATTCGAAGACAGTGCTTATAAAACGAAAGTTGGTGAAGTTTCAGAACCATTTAGAACACAATTTGGGTATCATATTTTAAAAGTAGATGCAAAAAGACCATCATTAGGAGAAATACAAGTTGCACATATTTTAGTATCTGATACAACAGCAATTGGTAAAAAGAAAATTGACGAATTGTATGCAAAACTTCAAAATAACGGAAATTTCGAAGAATTAGTGAAACAATATTCAGATGATGGAAATACAAAACAGAGTGGAGGGAAATTAAGGAAGTTTCGAAAAGGAAAGATGTTAAAACCTATAGAAGATGCTGGGTTTTCGCTTAAAAATGTTGGAGAATATGCAGTACCTGTAAAAACTCGTTTTGGTTGGCACATTATAAAATTAGTTGGAAAGTATCCAGTAAAACCATTTAATGAATTGAAAAACGAACTTACAAATAAAATTAAAAGAAGTTCTAGAATGCAATTATCGGAAATTGCTGTTATCAATAAATTAAAAGCAACATATTCGATTAAAGAAAATGAAGAAGCAAAGAAAATATTGGATAGAAAAAACATAAGAGCAATTCCGAAAGATTCTTTACAAAATGTTATTTTAAAAATTAACGATAAAGAACTTACCCAAGAATCTTTTATCAATTTTATTCGAAATAGAAGGCATAAACCTGTGTATTTGCTCTTTGATATGTTTAAAAATGACGAAATTTTATCTTATTATAAAGAGAATTTGGTAAATACAGAGCCAGAATATGCATATACTTTAAAAGAATATGAAGATGGTTTATTATTGTTTGAATTAATGCAACAAAAAATTTGGAATGCTTCTTCTAAAGATACTTTAGGATTAAAAAATTATTTCGAAGCCAATAGAAATAAATATCCATCTAAAGAATTGAAAAATAATAAAGGAGAGGTAATGAATGATTACCAAAACTTTTTAGAAAAAAATTGGATTGCAGATTTAAGAAAGAAGAGTAAAATTAATATAAAGAAAAGGGAGTTAAAAAAACTAATTAAATTTTACGAGAAAAAATAA
- a CDS encoding DUF493 family protein gives MSEKSEFYSKLKVQLDDTTSFPADYLYKFIVPTTKNQVTEVEDIFDNRGAVITTKKSKTGKYVSVSIILKVANSDEVISFYKKAEKIEGIISL, from the coding sequence ATGAGTGAAAAAAGCGAATTTTATAGCAAATTAAAAGTTCAATTAGATGATACTACAAGCTTTCCTGCAGATTACTTGTATAAATTTATTGTGCCTACTACTAAAAATCAGGTTACTGAAGTAGAAGATATTTTTGATAATAGAGGAGCAGTAATTACTACGAAAAAATCGAAAACTGGGAAATACGTAAGTGTTTCTATTATCTTAAAAGTAGCAAATTCAGACGAAGTAATTTCGTTTTACAAAAAAGCAGAAAAAATAGAAGGAATTATATCTTTATAA
- a CDS encoding AAA family ATPase, which yields MQKKIVLIGGPGTGKTTVLNNLISRDFFCMEEVSREVILKAKEQGVDQLFLTEPLLFSTMLLEGREEQYKTAYKTKHELVFFDRGIPDVHAYMNYFKTSYPPVFLEKSKKYKYDCIFHFSPWDEIHTTDNERYETFEQSVIIDKFLVDAYKELGYKIINVPFGTIEERTNFILNSLSCDL from the coding sequence ATGCAGAAAAAAATTGTGCTTATTGGAGGCCCTGGAACTGGCAAAACAACTGTTCTTAACAACCTTATTTCCAGAGACTTTTTTTGCATGGAAGAAGTTTCTAGAGAAGTTATTCTAAAAGCAAAGGAACAGGGTGTAGATCAGCTTTTTTTAACAGAACCACTACTTTTTAGTACTATGTTACTAGAAGGAAGGGAAGAACAGTACAAAACTGCTTATAAAACAAAACACGAACTTGTTTTTTTTGATAGAGGAATTCCAGATGTGCATGCATACATGAATTATTTTAAAACTTCGTATCCACCTGTTTTCTTAGAAAAAAGTAAAAAATATAAATACGACTGCATTTTTCATTTTTCTCCTTGGGATGAAATTCACACCACTGATAACGAACGTTACGAAACTTTCGAGCAATCTGTAATCATAGATAAATTTTTAGTAGATGCCTACAAAGAATTGGGTTACAAAATTATAAATGTTCCTTTTGGAACTATTGAAGAAAGAACAAATTTCATTTTAAATTCGCTTTCTTGCGATTTATGA
- a CDS encoding RecQ family ATP-dependent DNA helicase, whose translation MMSPEKILAQYWGFSEFRTPQKEIITAVLEKKDVITLLPTGGGKSLCFQVPALAIEGTCLVISPLIALMQDQIENLKKLDIKAVTIPSGNSPDEIITLFDTIKFGNVKFLYISPERLQSHLIQQKLKEVNLNLVAIDEAHCISEWGHDFRPSYRNIKILREINTKVPFIALTATANKKVLKDIEENLELKNVNIFRKSFSRKNLAYQIFRVEDKLQRLLQIFTKTKSPAIVYVNSRKKTEEISNFLNANGFKSSFYHAGLSKIEKQISFDNWMTEKKPIIVATNAFGMGIDKPNVGLVIHYNLPFSIENYVQETGRAGRDNNKSFAVLLYNEHDILMFKEQLKKSLPTIKEIKEIHKKLYQYFRISNGEILETAFDFNILEFSKKYNFSVLKTDAVLKIISNYGIIELTDNYNKKSTLRFTTHHSSILKLGEKNTYLKNFIGVLLRTYGGLFENEIKIDEFFIAKKASITSRKVIENLKKLQELEFVEYVSVQAASSLLFLVPREDDITINRFSKDMKQFLVQKSKKATDLLSFIKNDKLCRSIQLLSYFDEHTSEKCDVCDVCLSERKTIKRKDLSEKIINLLKVEKMLTSKEISDSLNSNEKDILIHLRNLLALDKVFLNHQNKFQNK comes from the coding sequence ATGATGTCTCCTGAAAAAATACTCGCCCAATATTGGGGTTTTTCGGAATTTAGAACACCTCAAAAAGAAATAATTACAGCAGTTCTAGAAAAAAAAGATGTAATTACTTTATTACCAACTGGTGGTGGAAAATCTTTGTGTTTTCAAGTTCCTGCCTTAGCAATAGAAGGTACTTGTTTAGTAATTTCTCCATTAATTGCTTTAATGCAAGATCAAATAGAAAATCTTAAGAAGCTAGATATAAAGGCGGTTACAATTCCCTCTGGAAATAGCCCAGATGAAATAATTACACTTTTCGACACAATAAAATTTGGGAATGTAAAATTTCTTTACATTTCCCCTGAAAGATTGCAATCTCACTTAATTCAGCAAAAATTAAAGGAAGTAAATTTGAATTTGGTTGCGATTGACGAAGCACATTGTATTTCGGAATGGGGCCACGATTTTAGACCTTCTTACAGAAACATAAAAATTCTAAGAGAAATAAATACTAAGGTTCCTTTTATTGCCTTAACTGCAACTGCAAATAAAAAAGTTCTAAAAGATATTGAAGAAAATTTAGAACTAAAAAATGTAAATATATTCCGAAAATCTTTTTCAAGAAAAAATCTAGCTTATCAAATTTTTAGGGTTGAAGATAAATTACAACGCTTGTTACAAATTTTTACTAAAACAAAATCGCCAGCGATTGTTTATGTAAATTCTAGAAAAAAAACAGAAGAAATCTCCAATTTCCTAAACGCAAACGGATTTAAAAGTAGTTTTTATCACGCTGGTTTATCTAAGATTGAAAAGCAAATTTCTTTTGACAATTGGATGACAGAAAAAAAACCCATAATTGTGGCTACTAATGCTTTTGGAATGGGCATAGACAAACCAAATGTTGGTTTGGTAATACATTATAATTTGCCTTTTAGCATAGAAAATTACGTACAAGAAACTGGTAGAGCTGGTAGAGATAATAATAAATCGTTCGCAGTACTTTTGTATAACGAGCACGATATTTTAATGTTTAAAGAGCAGTTGAAAAAATCGCTTCCAACAATTAAAGAAATTAAAGAAATTCATAAAAAATTATATCAATATTTTAGAATTTCAAATGGCGAAATTTTAGAAACTGCTTTTGATTTTAATATTTTAGAATTTTCTAAAAAATATAATTTTTCTGTTTTAAAAACAGATGCTGTTCTTAAAATAATTTCTAATTACGGTATTATAGAACTAACAGATAATTATAACAAAAAATCTACATTAAGATTTACTACACACCATTCTTCTATTTTAAAACTTGGAGAAAAAAATACTTATTTAAAGAATTTTATTGGTGTTTTGTTACGAACTTATGGAGGACTTTTCGAAAATGAAATAAAAATTGATGAGTTCTTTATCGCTAAAAAAGCAAGTATTACTTCAAGAAAAGTAATCGAAAATTTAAAAAAATTACAAGAACTAGAATTTGTAGAATATGTTTCTGTGCAAGCAGCTTCTTCTCTTTTATTTCTAGTTCCTAGAGAAGATGATATAACAATTAATCGCTTTTCGAAAGACATGAAACAGTTTCTAGTTCAAAAAAGTAAAAAAGCTACAGATTTACTCAGTTTTATAAAGAACGACAAACTTTGTAGAAGTATACAACTTCTCTCCTATTTCGATGAACATACCTCAGAAAAATGTGACGTTTGTGATGTTTGTTTGTCAGAAAGAAAAACAATTAAACGAAAAGATCTTTCAGAAAAAATAATTAATCTTTTAAAGGTTGAAAAAATGCTGACTTCAAAAGAAATAAGCGATTCTTTAAATAGTAATGAGAAAGACATTTTAATACATTTGCGAAACCTTTTGGCTTTGGATAAGGTATTTTTAAATCATCAAAATAAATTTCAAAATAAATAG
- the fmt gene encoding methionyl-tRNA formyltransferase produces the protein MRDIRIVFMGTPDFAVTILKNLVEKNYTIVGVITAPDKPAGRGRKLNESAVKKYAKSQGLNILQPTNLKNDEFTQELKDLNANLQIVVAFRMLPKSVWQMPEYGTFNLHASLLPEYRGAAPIHWAVVNGETKTGVTTFFIDDKIDTGEIILQQEIEVAKDETVGTLHDKLMFLGADLVTKTVDIIKEGNVKTTKQPGLKEKSAPKLNPENCRIDWNDSLDNVYNKIRGLNPFPAAWTIIYNNNEEISAKIYGIQKEEEENHNFESGKIISSKKQLKVAVDKGYIIIDEIKLSGKKKMDAKSLLNGFHFSSEAKMM, from the coding sequence ATGAGAGATATACGCATCGTTTTTATGGGAACTCCAGATTTTGCAGTGACTATTCTTAAAAATTTAGTTGAAAAAAATTATACAATTGTTGGGGTTATTACTGCTCCAGACAAACCTGCAGGTAGAGGAAGGAAACTAAATGAATCTGCAGTTAAAAAATATGCGAAGTCTCAAGGTTTAAACATTTTACAACCTACAAACCTTAAAAATGATGAGTTTACACAAGAATTAAAAGATTTAAATGCCAATCTACAAATTGTAGTTGCATTTAGAATGTTGCCAAAATCGGTTTGGCAAATGCCAGAATATGGTACTTTTAATTTGCACGCTTCTTTATTGCCAGAATACAGAGGTGCAGCTCCAATACATTGGGCAGTTGTAAATGGAGAAACGAAAACTGGGGTTACCACCTTTTTTATTGATGATAAAATAGATACTGGAGAAATTATATTACAACAAGAAATTGAAGTTGCCAAAGACGAAACTGTTGGAACGTTACATGACAAATTAATGTTCTTAGGTGCAGATTTGGTTACAAAAACTGTGGACATAATAAAGGAAGGAAATGTAAAAACGACAAAACAACCAGGTTTAAAAGAAAAATCTGCTCCAAAATTAAATCCTGAAAATTGTAGAATCGATTGGAACGATTCCTTAGACAATGTTTACAATAAAATTCGTGGTTTAAATCCATTTCCAGCTGCTTGGACAATTATATATAATAATAACGAAGAAATTTCTGCAAAGATTTATGGAATTCAAAAAGAAGAAGAAGAAAACCATAATTTTGAGTCTGGAAAAATAATAAGTTCTAAAAAACAGTTGAAAGTTGCTGTAGATAAAGGATATATTATTATAGACGAAATTAAACTTTCTGGAAAGAAAAAAATGGATGCAAAAAGTTTGCTAAATGGGTTTCATTTTAGCTCAGAAGCAAAAATGATGTAA
- a CDS encoding HU family DNA-binding protein, with protein MNKSDLIDAMAADAGISKVAAKAALESFTGNVTSSLKKGEKVALVGFGTFSVSNRAARSGRNPQTGKTIQIAAKNVAKFKAGAGLSDAVN; from the coding sequence ATGAACAAGTCAGATTTAATCGATGCAATGGCTGCAGATGCAGGAATTTCTAAAGTAGCAGCTAAAGCAGCTTTAGAGTCTTTTACAGGTAACGTAACTTCTTCTTTGAAAAAAGGTGAAAAAGTTGCTTTAGTAGGATTCGGAACTTTTTCAGTATCTAACAGAGCTGCAAGAAGTGGAAGAAACCCACAAACTGGAAAAACTATCCAAATTGCTGCTAAAAATGTAGCAAAATTTAAAGCTGGAGCTGGATTAAGCGATGCTGTAAACTAA
- a CDS encoding YqgE/AlgH family protein: protein MKKVKLQKGKLLVAEPAILNDSSFNRAIILLAEHTKSNTVGFILNKPLEYTVNDLVPDVRCNFNVYEGGPVEQDNLYFVHKIPELLEDSLEVANGIFWGGNFKQLKNLLNEGLLEESDIRFFLGYTGWSEGQLENEIKENSWFVSENDFENVFTLEEENLWKNKLLQKGGNYKLWANAPEDFNLN, encoded by the coding sequence ATGAAAAAAGTAAAACTACAAAAGGGTAAATTATTAGTTGCTGAGCCTGCCATTTTAAACGATAGTTCTTTTAATAGAGCTATAATTTTGCTAGCAGAACATACTAAAAGTAATACAGTAGGTTTTATTTTAAATAAACCTTTGGAATATACTGTTAATGACTTAGTACCAGACGTTCGTTGTAATTTTAATGTATATGAAGGTGGACCAGTTGAACAAGATAATTTATATTTCGTTCATAAAATTCCGGAATTATTGGAAGATAGTTTAGAAGTTGCGAATGGTATTTTCTGGGGAGGTAATTTTAAACAACTTAAAAACTTATTAAACGAAGGTTTGTTAGAGGAAAGTGATATTCGTTTTTTCTTGGGTTATACTGGATGGAGTGAAGGCCAATTAGAAAATGAAATTAAAGAAAACTCTTGGTTTGTTTCCGAAAATGATTTTGAAAACGTTTTTACATTAGAGGAAGAAAATCTTTGGAAAAATAAACTCCTTCAAAAAGGAGGGAATTACAAATTGTGGGCAAATGCTCCTGAGGATTTTAATTTAAATTGA
- a CDS encoding aminotransferase class IV: MINFNGELLFKENVQLSTDNRGFKYGDAIFETIKIVNKKVVFWEDHYFRLMASMRMLRMKIPMEFTLEFLEKEILKTVKVQDEAFSFRARLNVYRKEGGLYTPKTNKIDYIIEVSPSNYQTKETYQIDVFKDFYNYSGLLSTVKTNNRMVNTLASIFAEENELDNCILLNERKGVVEVTNGNIFVVKGNIVKTPALTEGCIKGIARSKVIEIITNNKEFTLEETVISPFEIQKADEVFITNAIMGVQPITNYKKKSFTTEFGKKLNNNLKVLQIAGN, encoded by the coding sequence ATGATTAATTTTAACGGCGAATTACTTTTTAAAGAAAACGTACAGTTATCTACTGATAATAGAGGGTTTAAATATGGAGACGCAATTTTCGAAACCATTAAAATCGTAAACAAAAAAGTTGTTTTTTGGGAAGACCATTATTTTCGATTAATGGCTTCTATGAGAATGTTGCGAATGAAAATTCCTATGGAATTTACCTTAGAATTTTTAGAAAAAGAAATTTTAAAAACCGTAAAAGTACAAGATGAAGCGTTTTCCTTTAGAGCACGATTAAATGTATATAGAAAAGAGGGTGGTTTGTACACACCAAAAACTAATAAAATAGATTATATAATCGAAGTTTCTCCAAGCAATTACCAAACGAAAGAAACATATCAAATAGATGTTTTTAAAGATTTTTATAATTATTCTGGACTTTTATCAACAGTAAAAACCAATAACAGAATGGTAAATACCTTGGCAAGTATTTTTGCAGAAGAAAACGAATTAGATAATTGCATTTTACTAAACGAAAGAAAAGGAGTCGTAGAAGTTACGAACGGAAATATTTTCGTTGTTAAAGGAAATATTGTTAAAACACCTGCATTAACAGAGGGTTGCATTAAAGGAATTGCAAGAAGTAAAGTAATAGAAATCATTACAAATAATAAAGAATTTACTTTAGAAGAAACAGTAATTTCTCCATTTGAAATTCAAAAAGCAGACGAAGTTTTTATTACGAACGCAATTATGGGAGTTCAACCAATAACCAATTACAAAAAGAAATCTTTTACAACTGAGTTTGGAAAGAAACTGAATAATAATTTAAAAGTGTTACAAATAGCAGGAAATTAA
- a CDS encoding START-like domain-containing protein: protein MEKVKFELEIPIHASPNMLYQYVSSPSNLQEWFADKVNSRGKIFSFIWDGVEEEAELITKKTDERIRWKWLESEDDESFFELKIQVDPLTKDVSIIVTDFADDEDEVEEAKQLWENQIDELRHTIGA from the coding sequence ATGGAAAAAGTAAAATTCGAATTGGAAATTCCTATTCATGCCTCGCCAAACATGCTGTATCAGTATGTATCTTCACCTTCTAATTTGCAAGAATGGTTTGCAGATAAAGTGAATTCTAGAGGAAAAATATTCAGTTTTATTTGGGATGGAGTAGAAGAAGAAGCAGAATTAATTACAAAAAAAACAGACGAAAGAATCCGTTGGAAATGGTTAGAAAGCGAAGATGATGAAAGTTTTTTCGAATTAAAGATTCAAGTAGATCCATTAACCAAAGATGTTTCTATAATTGTTACCGATTTTGCAGATGACGAAGATGAAGTAGAAGAAGCAAAACAACTCTGGGAAAATCAAATAGATGAATTAAGACATACTATAGGAGCTTAG
- a CDS encoding SGNH/GDSL hydrolase family protein — MSVFSSINIIINLTKSKIEVIKFKKIINNKILLALIFSMCVFTILAQKEVEVVVKDENNISQLKLKASNYHNLRGGIRNSFIKFKQQKKGRVAFVGGSITYNGGWRDSICNYLTQRFPDTKFEFIAAGISSMGSTPAAFRLNRDVLNKGYIDLLFEEAAVNDELNGRTSAEQIRAMEGIVRHVREDNPAVDILLMHFVNPRKMEVYRNGKTPIVIQNHEKIAIHYNIPSINLAKEVTERIDNEEFTWKEDFINLHPSPFGQGIYYNSIKQFLENAWQKNINVHEKITSYKLPNILIKGNYNSGNLFSTKKYRKQKGWKYIENWKPSDGKGTRENYTNVPMLVNDGFGKILKFKFKGDAVGIAIAAGPDAGIIGWKVDGGPWIKQDLFTKWSAGLHLPWYKTLVAGLDEGNHTLKIKVLTEKNPSSKGNACRIRYFFVNGDEK; from the coding sequence ATGAGTGTTTTTTCTTCAATAAATATTATAATTAATTTAACGAAAAGTAAAATTGAAGTGATAAAATTTAAAAAAATCATTAATAATAAAATATTATTAGCACTCATTTTTTCTATGTGTGTTTTTACAATATTGGCACAAAAAGAAGTCGAAGTTGTTGTAAAAGACGAAAATAATATTTCTCAATTAAAGTTAAAAGCCTCTAATTACCATAATTTACGTGGAGGCATTCGAAATTCGTTTATCAAATTTAAACAACAAAAAAAAGGACGTGTCGCTTTTGTAGGAGGCTCAATAACGTATAATGGAGGTTGGCGAGATTCTATCTGTAATTATCTTACACAACGTTTTCCAGATACCAAATTCGAATTTATCGCAGCTGGTATCAGTTCAATGGGAAGTACTCCTGCAGCATTTCGATTAAATCGAGATGTTTTAAATAAAGGCTACATAGATTTATTATTCGAAGAAGCTGCAGTTAACGACGAGTTAAATGGACGAACTTCAGCAGAACAAATAAGAGCCATGGAAGGCATTGTAAGACATGTTCGAGAAGATAATCCTGCTGTAGATATTTTATTGATGCATTTTGTAAACCCTAGAAAAATGGAAGTTTACAGAAATGGAAAAACACCCATAGTAATACAAAATCATGAAAAAATAGCAATTCATTATAACATTCCTTCAATCAATTTAGCAAAAGAAGTAACTGAAAGAATCGATAATGAAGAATTCACTTGGAAAGAAGATTTTATAAATTTACATCCATCACCATTTGGACAAGGAATTTACTATAATTCTATTAAGCAATTTCTAGAAAACGCTTGGCAAAAAAATATTAATGTTCATGAAAAAATAACTTCATATAAATTACCAAACATTTTAATAAAAGGTAATTATAATAGTGGAAACTTATTTTCAACAAAAAAATATAGGAAACAAAAAGGTTGGAAATATATAGAGAATTGGAAACCTTCTGACGGAAAAGGAACTAGAGAAAATTATACAAATGTACCAATGTTGGTAAATGATGGTTTTGGAAAAATACTGAAGTTCAAATTTAAAGGAGATGCAGTAGGAATTGCAATTGCAGCAGGGCCAGATGCAGGAATAATTGGATGGAAAGTTGATGGAGGTCCTTGGATAAAACAAGACCTATTTACAAAATGGAGTGCTGGATTACACTTACCTTGGTATAAAACATTGGTAGCTGGTTTAGATGAAGGAAACCATACTTTAAAAATAAAAGTTTTAACAGAAAAAAATCCATCTAGTAAAGGAAACGCCTGTCGAATTCGGTATTTTTTTGTGAATGGAGATGAGAAGTGA